Genomic DNA from Bryobacter aggregatus MPL3:
AGCGCGACGACGTGGGACAGAACGAGTTCCGGATCAGACAACAGGCGCATCGAACCAGTGAGCGGTACGTCCTTGGCGCGCAGGCTGCCATTGAGGTTCAGCGGCGAGGCATCCAAGGTGAACTTCTCGGGGATTTCATCCGGCAATACTTCGATCTGGATGTCGCGGTTGATGAGTTCGTAATGGCCCCCCTGGAGCTTGACGCCCACCGGATCGCCCGTAGTGAGCACCGGCACGGTGACAGTCATCTTCTTGGTGAGATCGACGCGCTTCAGGTCGCAATGCAACAGGTTGCCCTTGATCGGGTGCGTCTGCCAATCGATCACAATCACGGGACTGATGGAGCCCTGGATATCGAGATTGAAGATCGTGTTGTAGCCCGAGGAGCTCAACAGGATTTTGGCCACTTCCTTCGGACTGACGGTGAGAGCCACCGGATCGCCGCCCGTGCCGTAAAGCACAGCCGGGCTCTTGTCCTCGACGCGCAGGCGGCGCGCTGCGTTCTTGCCACGGGTTTCGCGGGGTTCGGCTACGAGGGTAATGTCTTTGCGCATGTGATTCTGCCTCTACTTATAGTTCTGTCGCTTACTCAAAAAGTACGCTGATCGATGTTTCGCCATGGATGGAGTCAATGGCCCGAGCGAGAAGCTTGGCCACGGAGAGCACGCGGATCTTTCCACACCGCGCTGCCTCCGGACTCAAAGGAATGCTGTTGGTAATGATGACTTGTTGCAGATACGGCGAATCCGTAATGCGCTGCACCGCCGGGCCGCTGAGGACACCATGCGAGGCACAAGCCTGAATCGAAAGGGCCCCACGCTTGGCGAGCGCTTCAGCGCCCTTCACAAGCGTTCCGGCCGTGTCAATGAGATCGTCCACCAGAAGGCAGTTGCGCCCTTCCACCTCGCCAATGATGTTCATCACCTCGGCGACGTTGGGGCCGTCGCGGCGCTTGTCGATGATGGCAAGCGGAGCCTGCAGACGCTTGGCAAAAGCCCGCGCGCGCTCAACGCCACCGGCATCGGGAGAGACCACGGTCAACTTGTCGATAGGGGTTTCTTTAAAGTGATCGAGCATCACCGGGGTGACAAAAAGATGGTCCACCTGGATGTCGAAGAAGCCTTGGATTTGTGCGGCGTGGAGATCGAGAGCCAGCACGCGGTCGGCGCCAGCACGCTCGACGAGATTCGCCACCAGACGTGCCGAAATCGGTACGCGCGGCTGATCCTTACGGTCCTGGCGAGCATAACCGAAATAGGGGAATACGGCGGTGATCCGGTCTGCCGAGGCGCGCTTCAGCGCATCGATGATCAACAGCAATTCCATCAGGTGGTGGTTGACGGGAGTGCAGGTGGGCTGGACAACGAAGACGTCGGATCCGCGCACGTTCTCGTGCACCTGGATCCAGGTTTCGCCATCAGCGAAGGTCTTGACGGAGGTCCGTGCAAGCTCTACATCGAGATGCGCGCAGATTTCTTGTGCGAGCGCGGGGTTCGCATTGCCGGTAAGGATTTTGATTCGGTCGAAACGCATGACGCTGAGTGTTTTCGAGATACTACTTCGCACAAAACTATGACCGGGGCGGCCAACTCGCGCCATCCGTTATGGATGATAAAGCTGTATGCCAGGCACGCTCGTAATGGTGGCGGCTGATCGTCTGGAATTTCTCCACTCGAATCGCCGGCACGTGCCCCGATGTATCGGCCTTGAGCTGAGCTTCTGCTGCTGCCGCAGCTTCCGCAGTCGCATAGAGTCCAAACAGCGTGGAGCCACTACCAGACATTCTTGCCGGTTGGGCTCCCGTCGCCGAGATTGCTTCAAGAAGCTTCTCAAGCTGTGCGTGCTGAG
This window encodes:
- a CDS encoding 50S ribosomal protein L25, yielding MRKDITLVAEPRETRGKNAARRLRVEDKSPAVLYGTGGDPVALTVSPKEVAKILLSSSGYNTIFNLDIQGSISPVIVIDWQTHPIKGNLLHCDLKRVDLTKKMTVTVPVLTTGDPVGVKLQGGHYELINRDIQIEVLPDEIPEKFTLDASPLNLNGSLRAKDVPLTGSMRLLSDPELVLSHVVALKEEAAAAEGAAAEPEVAKKGKKEDPAAKAAPAAKAAKAPAAKAPAAKKK
- a CDS encoding ribose-phosphate pyrophosphokinase, which translates into the protein MRFDRIKILTGNANPALAQEICAHLDVELARTSVKTFADGETWIQVHENVRGSDVFVVQPTCTPVNHHLMELLLIIDALKRASADRITAVFPYFGYARQDRKDQPRVPISARLVANLVERAGADRVLALDLHAAQIQGFFDIQVDHLFVTPVMLDHFKETPIDKLTVVSPDAGGVERARAFAKRLQAPLAIIDKRRDGPNVAEVMNIIGEVEGRNCLLVDDLIDTAGTLVKGAEALAKRGALSIQACASHGVLSGPAVQRITDSPYLQQVIITNSIPLSPEAARCGKIRVLSVAKLLARAIDSIHGETSISVLFE